One genomic segment of Parvularcula marina includes these proteins:
- a CDS encoding HAD-IA family hydrolase → MTAPDFHDLTVIFDLDGTLIDSAPDLTEALNHVLRSEELSPVEPATVRSLVGQGARALIERGLELQGHGLPDEHEADRLVGRFIDYYRDHIADHSVLFPGAEACMDTLSSWGATLAVCTNKPEALTLPLLDTLEISARFAEIIARDSLPEHKPSGVPLTEILHRTKTPHGVMIGDTVTDLGAARNAGLPCFLATFGYGHVEGPLHKKEQRFDDFEALPQMISDLMSAS, encoded by the coding sequence ATGACCGCGCCCGATTTTCACGACCTCACCGTCATTTTCGATCTCGACGGCACGCTGATCGACAGCGCGCCTGACCTGACCGAAGCGCTGAACCATGTCCTGCGCTCAGAAGAGCTCTCCCCCGTTGAGCCCGCCACGGTGCGCAGCCTTGTCGGCCAAGGGGCCCGCGCGCTGATCGAACGAGGGCTGGAGCTGCAGGGCCATGGCCTGCCCGATGAGCATGAAGCGGACCGGCTGGTCGGCCGCTTCATCGACTATTACCGGGATCATATTGCGGATCATTCGGTGCTTTTTCCGGGCGCCGAGGCCTGCATGGACACATTATCCTCATGGGGGGCAACGCTCGCGGTCTGCACCAATAAGCCCGAAGCCCTCACTCTACCGCTGCTCGACACATTGGAAATAAGCGCGCGCTTTGCGGAGATTATCGCCCGGGACAGCCTGCCCGAGCATAAGCCGTCCGGCGTGCCGCTGACCGAGATCCTGCACCGGACGAAGACGCCCCATGGCGTGATGATCGGCGACACGGTGACCGACCTGGGCGCAGCGCGGAATGCCGGCCTGCCCTGTTTTCTTGCCACTTTCGGCTATGGCCATGTCGAAGGGCCGCTGCACAAAAAAGAACAGCGCTTCGATGACTTCGAAGCGCTGCCGCAAATGATTTCAGATTTGATGTCCGCCAGCTGA
- a CDS encoding DUF6999 family protein has product MAEPLHVKTHDPKDPDPWHALLLDQSIPIAQEAKTALLRGNQSRSRRYLLPIVRPVIFVFFLLVLFFRMISPRWPHWPKTLHNVIYWGLRTFATPDANRLILRHFIIGTEIMQFIRDNAGVAAPTIPLRPTTLEDLRDNTFLQHDLNIYNFIIGLNSELNAAGRELSPPDQIDFSAISDGPIELGPLPNGRLNAVDVQTAIEAYTPVYGFFLSRRDFERAANSLQLDETIAIYVAQLLGDDHHLTFVNNHHPMVPLSLFETGFRLMMHGYDAEALHGYLRQKKRLAGQQKGATAPKISAGN; this is encoded by the coding sequence GTGGCTGAGCCGCTCCATGTGAAAACGCATGACCCGAAGGACCCTGATCCCTGGCACGCGCTGCTGCTCGATCAGTCGATCCCGATTGCGCAGGAAGCAAAAACGGCCCTTCTGCGTGGGAACCAGAGCCGGTCTCGGCGTTATCTGTTGCCTATCGTCCGACCGGTCATTTTCGTCTTTTTCCTCCTTGTGCTGTTCTTCCGCATGATCAGTCCGCGCTGGCCGCACTGGCCGAAGACGCTGCACAATGTGATCTATTGGGGGCTGAGGACATTTGCGACGCCCGATGCCAACCGGCTGATCCTCCGGCATTTCATCATCGGCACGGAGATCATGCAGTTCATCCGCGATAATGCCGGGGTTGCGGCACCGACCATCCCCTTGCGTCCCACAACGCTGGAGGATCTGCGGGACAACACCTTCCTCCAGCACGACCTCAATATCTATAATTTCATCATCGGGCTGAATTCAGAACTCAACGCCGCCGGGCGGGAGCTGTCGCCACCGGACCAGATCGATTTCTCTGCCATTTCAGACGGGCCAATCGAGCTTGGGCCACTGCCCAACGGCCGCCTCAATGCCGTTGATGTCCAGACGGCGATTGAAGCCTATACGCCGGTTTACGGCTTCTTCCTTTCCCGGAGGGATTTCGAGCGCGCCGCCAATTCACTCCAGCTTGATGAGACCATCGCGATCTATGTCGCGCAGCTTCTGGGGGATGATCACCATCTGACCTTCGTCAATAATCATCACCCGATGGTGCCCCTGTCTCTTTTTGAGACAGGCTTCCGGCTGATGATGCATGGCTATGACGCGGAGGCGCTGCACGGCTATCTGCGGCAGAAAAAGCGGCTCGCGGGCCAGCAAAAGGGGGCCACCGCCCCCAAAATTTCGGCTGGTAATTGA
- the glmU gene encoding bifunctional UDP-N-acetylglucosamine diphosphorylase/glucosamine-1-phosphate N-acetyltransferase GlmU, which translates to MTELKTELACVILAAGHGSRMNSSLPKVLHQVGHRPMLHHVMALGQTLGAARQVVVVGAGGEAVAAAAKEFDDNAAIAVQDPPQGTGHAVQMALPALEGFNGTVLILYADTPLMRAETAAALIGTVTEGAALSVLGFETDEPGAYGRLITDEKGDLDRIVEFKDASEDERAVTLCNAGLMAAPATLLREHLPKLSNDNAQGEYYLTDLPAMAKAAGGRCAIVRAGIDETSGVNRRTELAAAEAVFQHRRREEMMDAGVTLIDPSSVWFAHDTQIAQDVVIGPHVVFGPGVTVGEGVRIEAFSHLEGCTVQASASIGPYARLRPGTDVGEGAKIGNFVETKKAVLGPGAKVSHLTYLGDAQIGAEANIGAGTITCNYDGYDKHLTVIGEGAFVGSNSSLVAPVTIGKGAYVGSGSVVTKSVPDDALTVARGRQMTKEDWAKSFRARKEPKE; encoded by the coding sequence ATGACCGAGCTCAAAACCGAACTGGCATGCGTCATTCTGGCCGCCGGTCATGGCAGCCGGATGAATTCCTCCCTGCCCAAGGTTCTCCATCAGGTTGGTCACCGCCCGATGCTCCATCACGTCATGGCGCTCGGCCAGACGCTCGGTGCGGCGCGCCAGGTCGTGGTCGTCGGCGCCGGCGGCGAAGCGGTCGCCGCGGCGGCGAAGGAATTTGACGATAATGCTGCCATCGCTGTGCAGGACCCGCCGCAGGGGACGGGCCATGCTGTCCAGATGGCGCTGCCCGCCCTTGAAGGTTTCAATGGCACAGTCCTGATCCTCTATGCCGACACGCCGCTGATGCGGGCCGAAACGGCCGCCGCGCTGATCGGTACCGTCACAGAAGGCGCGGCCTTGAGCGTGCTGGGGTTTGAGACGGATGAGCCCGGCGCCTATGGCCGTCTGATCACGGATGAAAAGGGCGATCTTGACCGCATCGTCGAGTTCAAGGACGCCTCGGAAGATGAACGCGCAGTGACGCTGTGCAATGCCGGCTTGATGGCCGCCCCCGCAACACTTTTGCGCGAGCACCTGCCCAAGCTCTCCAACGACAACGCGCAAGGGGAGTACTACCTCACCGACCTGCCGGCCATGGCAAAGGCCGCGGGTGGACGCTGCGCGATCGTCCGGGCAGGAATTGATGAAACCTCCGGTGTCAACCGGCGCACAGAGCTTGCCGCCGCCGAAGCTGTCTTCCAGCATCGCCGCCGCGAAGAGATGATGGATGCAGGCGTCACGCTGATCGATCCCTCGTCTGTGTGGTTCGCGCATGACACGCAGATCGCACAGGATGTGGTGATCGGCCCGCATGTCGTCTTCGGCCCGGGCGTCACCGTCGGCGAAGGCGTGCGGATCGAGGCTTTCAGCCATCTTGAGGGCTGCACGGTTCAGGCGAGTGCCAGCATCGGCCCTTACGCCCGGCTTCGTCCGGGAACGGATGTTGGGGAAGGCGCGAAGATCGGTAATTTCGTTGAGACCAAAAAGGCCGTGCTCGGCCCCGGCGCCAAGGTCAGCCATCTGACCTATCTTGGCGATGCGCAGATCGGCGCGGAGGCGAATATCGGCGCTGGCACCATCACCTGTAATTATGACGGCTATGACAAGCATCTGACCGTGATCGGCGAGGGCGCTTTTGTCGGTTCGAACTCGTCGCTGGTCGCGCCCGTCACCATCGGCAAAGGCGCCTATGTCGGGTCAGGCTCGGTCGTCACAAAGTCCGTGCCCGATGATGCACTAACCGTCGCGCGCGGGCGTCAGATGACCAAAGAAGACTGGGCGAAATCTTTCCGGGCGCGCAAAGAGCCCAAGGAGTAG
- the glmS gene encoding glutamine--fructose-6-phosphate transaminase (isomerizing), with the protein MCGIVGIIGKENVSGSLVEGLSRLEYRGYDSAGIATIAEGRLGRRRAVGKLGKLRERLNSEPLGGKIGIGHTRWATHGAPTEANAHPHATSKVAIVHNGIIENFAELREELVAAGATFESETDTETVAQLVEHYLAKGKPPAEAFSSALGRLEGAFALAVMVESEARTLYCARRGSPLAIGRGEGEMFVGSDAYALAPFTRRVTYLSDGDWAVVTPETVSIFDADGAEVLRPEQLSDASAALVDKGEHRHFMAKEIHEQPEVLGHAISAYVDPVGRKVVLPEGGIDFSKVTALTMSACGTAFYATLVAKYWFETYARLPVETDIASELRYRDVPYREGGAALFISQSGETADTLAALRDAKEAGQQVGAIVNVPESTIAREADALYPTHAGPEIGVASTKAFTCQLATLASLAIAAGVARGVLSREDEERLTGVLLEAPRHVAEMLHADKSLEAIAAEVATARDVLYLGRGGSYPLALEGALKLKEISYIHAEGYAAGELKHGPIALIDEAVPVVVLAPRDAVFDKTISNMHEVMARGGKCLLVSSAEGLAEAARGGKVWGEIAVPEVDPLIAPIVYSVPVQLLAYHAAVAKGTDVDQPRNLAKSVTVE; encoded by the coding sequence ATGTGCGGTATAGTTGGGATTATCGGCAAGGAAAATGTCAGCGGAAGCCTCGTTGAGGGGCTCTCGCGGCTGGAGTATCGCGGCTATGATTCCGCCGGGATTGCGACCATTGCGGAGGGGCGGCTAGGCCGCCGCCGGGCGGTGGGCAAGCTTGGAAAGCTCCGTGAACGCCTGAATTCAGAACCTCTTGGCGGCAAGATCGGCATCGGCCATACCAGATGGGCAACTCATGGCGCACCGACCGAGGCCAATGCCCACCCGCATGCCACCTCAAAAGTCGCCATCGTCCATAACGGCATCATCGAGAACTTCGCCGAGCTGCGCGAAGAACTGGTCGCGGCAGGCGCAACATTTGAATCCGAGACTGACACCGAAACTGTGGCTCAGCTGGTCGAGCATTATCTCGCCAAGGGCAAACCGCCGGCAGAAGCCTTTTCGTCCGCGCTCGGACGGCTCGAAGGCGCCTTTGCGCTCGCCGTCATGGTCGAGAGTGAAGCGCGCACGCTTTATTGCGCCCGTCGGGGCAGCCCGCTCGCTATTGGCCGGGGGGAGGGCGAAATGTTCGTCGGCTCTGACGCCTATGCGCTGGCGCCCTTCACCCGCCGCGTGACCTATCTTTCCGATGGCGACTGGGCGGTCGTCACGCCGGAGACGGTCTCGATCTTTGATGCCGATGGCGCAGAAGTCCTCCGGCCCGAGCAGCTTTCCGATGCCTCCGCCGCGCTCGTCGACAAGGGCGAGCACCGGCATTTCATGGCCAAGGAAATCCATGAGCAGCCGGAAGTGCTCGGCCATGCCATCTCGGCCTATGTTGATCCGGTCGGCCGGAAAGTGGTCCTGCCCGAAGGCGGCATCGATTTTTCTAAAGTGACCGCGCTGACCATGTCGGCTTGCGGCACGGCCTTTTACGCCACGCTGGTCGCCAAATACTGGTTTGAGACCTATGCCCGCCTGCCGGTCGAAACCGATATCGCCTCCGAGCTGCGCTATCGCGACGTACCTTACCGCGAGGGCGGCGCCGCACTCTTCATCTCGCAATCGGGGGAGACAGCCGACACGTTGGCCGCCCTGCGTGATGCCAAGGAGGCAGGCCAGCAGGTCGGCGCCATCGTGAATGTGCCCGAAAGCACCATCGCGCGGGAAGCTGATGCGCTTTATCCTACCCATGCGGGTCCTGAGATCGGGGTCGCCTCGACCAAGGCTTTCACCTGCCAGCTGGCAACCCTCGCATCGCTTGCTATCGCCGCAGGCGTCGCACGCGGCGTGCTCAGCCGAGAGGATGAGGAACGGCTCACCGGCGTGCTGCTCGAAGCACCGCGCCATGTCGCCGAGATGCTCCATGCTGACAAGAGCCTCGAGGCGATTGCGGCGGAGGTCGCGACAGCGCGGGACGTGCTTTATCTGGGCCGCGGGGGATCTTATCCCCTTGCCTTGGAGGGCGCACTAAAACTGAAAGAAATCAGTTATATCCACGCAGAAGGTTATGCGGCTGGTGAACTCAAACATGGCCCCATCGCGCTGATCGATGAAGCGGTGCCGGTGGTCGTTCTCGCGCCCCGCGACGCGGTCTTCGACAAGACGATTTCCAACATGCACGAAGTCATGGCCCGAGGCGGCAAATGCCTTCTGGTCTCAAGCGCCGAAGGGCTCGCCGAAGCGGCAAGGGGCGGCAAGGTCTGGGGAGAAATCGCTGTGCCGGAGGTCGATCCCCTGATTGCGCCGATTGTCTACTCGGTCCCGGTCCAGCTGCTGGCTTATCACGCCGCTGTCGCGAAGGGCACGGATGTCGACCAGCCAAGGAACCTTGCCAAGTCCGTTACCGTTGAATGA
- a CDS encoding helix-turn-helix domain-containing protein translates to MDALPDDQLPNSIGGRIRAARKSLGLNQGGLAARLGVSQPTVANWEADVHNPRQLMLAKLSEALEVSLGWLAGGNSTERLSPDHPAATYLARGVTHVPVLPPETLTDRQSLKSRTAHCTAIDYVPVSLDSTSLFGVMLDPGPYQALFPGTPLFIFDFERIAPEPDLFALLQTEDGPVLHGWTTSLAPLPSGEVLGTLTAAIRYF, encoded by the coding sequence ATGGATGCCCTCCCCGACGACCAATTGCCCAATTCCATCGGGGGACGCATTCGTGCCGCGAGAAAATCGCTTGGTCTCAACCAGGGCGGGTTGGCCGCGCGGCTGGGGGTGAGCCAGCCAACTGTCGCCAATTGGGAAGCCGATGTGCACAATCCCCGGCAGCTCATGCTGGCTAAACTCTCAGAGGCGCTCGAAGTTTCACTAGGGTGGCTCGCGGGCGGCAATTCGACCGAACGGCTCTCTCCCGACCACCCCGCCGCGACCTATCTGGCCCGCGGCGTCACCCATGTGCCGGTGCTGCCGCCCGAAACCCTGACCGACCGGCAGAGCCTGAAAAGCCGGACCGCGCATTGCACGGCCATCGACTATGTGCCGGTCAGCCTCGATTCGACGAGCCTGTTCGGCGTGATGCTGGATCCCGGCCCCTATCAGGCATTATTCCCCGGCACGCCGCTGTTCATTTTCGATTTCGAGCGGATCGCACCTGAGCCTGATCTCTTTGCCCTGCTTCAGACTGAGGACGGCCCCGTCCTTCATGGCTGGACGACGAGCCTTGCGCCCCTCCCCAGCGGCGAAGTCCTCGGCACGCTGACCGCCGCAATCCGCTATTTCTGA
- a CDS encoding iron-containing redox enzyme family protein: MAYDTLPEDSLTQSVMRRLALVWIDFEGRLEQVPIIRRLNAGRFTLEDYRALLLDLRQQVVDGGCWIARAASHVDAKHIDLRSRFMRHAVTEHRDFQMLEANYVNVGGAAEDIRRGRKNIGSEALSAYMFHKASQPNPFDLLGAMFIIEGLGSRKATEWGTAIRDTLHLRDDQVSFLLYHGEEDDDHLADFEKWVTRIVRTSEEGDALVRTAEVVARLYALQLEEVGRG, encoded by the coding sequence ATGGCCTATGACACATTGCCTGAAGACAGCCTGACACAATCGGTGATGCGCCGTCTTGCGCTGGTCTGGATCGATTTCGAAGGCCGGCTGGAGCAGGTGCCGATCATCCGGCGGCTGAATGCTGGCCGGTTCACGCTCGAGGATTACCGCGCGCTCCTTCTCGATCTGCGCCAGCAAGTCGTTGATGGCGGCTGCTGGATCGCGCGCGCGGCCAGCCATGTCGATGCAAAGCATATTGATCTCCGCTCGCGCTTCATGCGCCACGCTGTCACAGAGCACCGGGATTTTCAGATGCTGGAGGCCAATTACGTGAATGTCGGCGGTGCAGCCGAAGACATCCGCCGGGGTCGGAAGAATATCGGCTCGGAGGCACTCTCCGCCTATATGTTCCATAAGGCGTCCCAACCGAACCCGTTCGATCTCTTGGGCGCGATGTTCATCATCGAAGGTCTGGGCAGCCGCAAGGCGACAGAATGGGGTACCGCCATTCGCGACACGCTCCACCTCCGAGACGATCAGGTCAGCTTCCTTCTCTATCACGGGGAGGAGGATGACGATCACCTTGCTGACTTTGAGAAATGGGTCACCCGGATCGTCCGGACATCGGAGGAGGGCGACGCGCTGGTCCGTACGGCCGAAGTCGTCGCCCGGCTCTATGCGCTGCAATTGGAGGAGGTCGGCCGTGGCTGA
- the murD gene encoding UDP-N-acetylmuramoyl-L-alanine--D-glutamate ligase, whose amino-acid sequence MSRVLLIGFGVEGRAAARHFLARGDEIIAADKSASDRPCPEEFARNATFRWMTEAEAVKELSTSDLVLRSPGIPPFHDLVKAALAAGKNVTTPTGYWLAHHAPANTITVTGSKGKSTTVTLIVGLLGAMGRNAAPHGNIGLPPLDSAPTTADYPVLELSSYMLHDVPDGPYAHLVTNLFREHTPWHGSEENYHAAKLRPFFFTPPRPGLSAAGIIERYGLPEEVQAIEEYAQITDDHLIIGDRHLAITELPVFFRAGPNLIALRNAVAMVRKVTGAPVPLEAVLATAVNFRSLPSRQEKVPSTDGRDWINDALATVPEAVLHALTRFADREITLLLGGADREQNFTALAGEISRVPRVTPLIFGSTATRLSDALTAQKTKFTACESFEAAIETAAKMTPPGGVILFSPAAASEPPHDNYTVRARIFTEAAASA is encoded by the coding sequence GTGAGCCGCGTCCTCCTCATCGGCTTCGGGGTCGAGGGCCGCGCCGCCGCCCGGCATTTTCTCGCCCGCGGCGATGAGATCATCGCCGCCGACAAATCCGCCAGTGACAGACCGTGCCCGGAAGAATTTGCCAGGAACGCAACCTTCCGCTGGATGACCGAGGCCGAAGCCGTAAAAGAACTGAGCACAAGCGATCTTGTTTTGCGCTCGCCCGGCATTCCGCCATTTCACGATCTGGTCAAAGCTGCATTGGCTGCTGGTAAAAACGTCACCACACCGACCGGGTACTGGCTCGCTCATCATGCGCCTGCCAATACGATCACGGTCACGGGATCAAAAGGCAAAAGCACGACCGTCACCTTAATCGTCGGCCTGCTCGGCGCCATGGGCCGGAACGCCGCCCCGCACGGCAATATCGGCCTGCCGCCGCTTGATTCAGCGCCCACCACCGCCGATTATCCGGTGCTCGAGCTTTCCTCCTATATGCTTCATGACGTGCCCGACGGGCCGTACGCGCATCTTGTGACCAATCTCTTCCGTGAGCATACACCTTGGCACGGCAGTGAAGAGAACTATCACGCAGCGAAGCTCCGCCCGTTCTTCTTCACGCCTCCCCGGCCCGGCCTATCGGCCGCCGGGATCATCGAGCGATACGGTCTGCCCGAGGAAGTCCAGGCGATTGAAGAATATGCCCAGATTACTGATGATCATCTGATCATCGGCGACCGGCATCTTGCGATCACCGAACTGCCTGTTTTTTTTCGAGCAGGGCCCAATTTGATAGCGCTGCGCAATGCCGTTGCGATGGTCCGCAAAGTGACGGGTGCGCCGGTTCCGCTCGAGGCTGTTCTGGCGACCGCTGTAAATTTCAGGAGCCTGCCATCCCGGCAGGAGAAAGTACCGTCCACAGATGGACGAGACTGGATCAATGATGCGCTCGCCACCGTGCCCGAGGCCGTCCTTCATGCGCTGACCCGCTTTGCGGATCGCGAGATCACGCTGCTCCTCGGCGGTGCCGACCGGGAGCAGAATTTCACCGCTTTGGCAGGCGAAATTTCCCGGGTGCCCCGCGTCACACCGCTGATCTTTGGTTCAACCGCCACACGGTTGAGCGATGCTCTGACCGCGCAAAAGACAAAGTTTACAGCTTGCGAGAGCTTTGAAGCAGCGATTGAAACCGCCGCGAAGATGACCCCGCCGGGCGGCGTGATACTCTTCTCACCCGCCGCAGCATCCGAGCCGCCACATGACAATTATACCGTCAGGGCCCGGATATTCACCGAGGCTGCTGCCAGCGCCTAA
- a CDS encoding 3-oxoacyl-[acyl-carrier-protein] synthase III C-terminal domain-containing protein: protein MNDVQWLGERAMQDVYLTAAGACLPGAPVPNDRMVRHIGVLDPQSERLGRLILRHNRIETRHYALTETGEATHSNASLAATALRDAMGNGGYGMEELSLLAAATTQGDLLVPGHASAVHGELGAGPLEIASFQSVCASSMMAAKYAALSVGAGEARLAAATGSEFSSRWFRPSFYTPAEELLQNKEHRMAAEFLRWTLSDGGGAVLFADRPGARTPSYKVEWITLTSLADRFETCMIAGQGPEHREDLRNSWSFHPGGPAAAARDGAIMLYQDMVLLKRIIRAWVGEYLKLVDGGRVDPKGVDWLLCHYSAHSLREEIISLLKTTGGMIDEEKWFTNLPTAGNTGSASLFVMLDEFNRKGLARPGDKILCIVPESGRAVISFMMLTAL from the coding sequence ATGAACGATGTTCAATGGCTCGGGGAGAGAGCGATGCAGGATGTCTATCTGACCGCCGCCGGGGCCTGCCTGCCGGGTGCCCCGGTGCCAAATGACCGGATGGTGCGCCATATCGGCGTGCTCGATCCGCAGTCGGAACGGCTCGGCCGGTTGATCCTGCGCCACAACCGGATCGAGACGCGACATTACGCGCTGACCGAAACAGGGGAGGCGACCCATTCCAATGCATCGCTGGCAGCCACGGCCTTGCGCGATGCGATGGGCAATGGCGGCTACGGGATGGAGGAGCTGTCGCTTCTGGCGGCAGCAACGACGCAAGGGGACTTGCTTGTTCCCGGTCATGCCAGTGCCGTGCACGGAGAGCTGGGCGCAGGTCCGCTCGAAATCGCCAGCTTCCAGTCGGTCTGCGCCAGCTCAATGATGGCGGCGAAATATGCCGCGCTGTCGGTCGGCGCAGGCGAGGCGCGTCTGGCTGCCGCGACAGGATCTGAATTCTCTTCGCGCTGGTTCCGCCCGTCTTTTTATACCCCTGCGGAGGAATTGCTGCAGAATAAAGAGCATCGCATGGCGGCGGAGTTCCTGCGCTGGACGCTCTCTGATGGGGGCGGGGCGGTCCTGTTTGCGGACCGTCCGGGCGCAAGAACGCCGTCCTATAAGGTCGAGTGGATCACCCTTACCTCGCTCGCTGACCGGTTCGAGACCTGCATGATCGCAGGGCAGGGGCCGGAGCATCGCGAAGATTTACGGAACAGCTGGTCCTTCCATCCCGGTGGTCCAGCGGCAGCGGCCCGCGATGGCGCCATCATGCTTTATCAGGACATGGTGCTCCTCAAGCGGATCATCCGTGCCTGGGTCGGAGAATATCTCAAACTCGTTGATGGCGGGCGCGTCGATCCCAAAGGAGTCGACTGGCTGCTCTGCCACTATTCAGCGCATTCACTCCGGGAAGAGATCATCTCGCTCCTCAAGACTACGGGCGGCATGATCGATGAGGAGAAATGGTTCACCAATTTGCCAACGGCGGGGAATACGGGCTCGGCCTCGCTCTTCGTCATGCTCGATGAGTTCAACCGCAAGGGGCTTGCGCGGCCCGGCGACAAAATTCTCTGCATCGTGCCCGAAAGCGGGCGCGCCGTGATTTCCTTCATGATGCTGACGGCCCTCTAA
- a CDS encoding GlsB/YeaQ/YmgE family stress response membrane protein: MNIILWIIIGGVAGWGAEQVMHSNHGILMNILLGIVGAVVLNAILALAGLALGGILGQLIVAFAGACLLIWLGRRLRHA, from the coding sequence ATGAATATTATTCTCTGGATTATTATTGGCGGCGTTGCCGGTTGGGGCGCTGAACAGGTCATGCATTCGAACCACGGTATCCTGATGAATATCCTGCTCGGGATTGTCGGCGCGGTCGTCCTTAACGCGATTCTGGCGCTGGCTGGTCTCGCGCTTGGCGGGATCCTGGGGCAGCTCATCGTTGCCTTTGCCGGTGCGTGCCTCCTGATCTGGCTCGGCCGCAGGCTGCGCCACGCGTAG
- a CDS encoding CAP domain-containing protein, whose amino-acid sequence MPRTSFLLLSAAMLTGCSFNGLPMIDQAEPMAVVTPQHNAASAEELASLEANNDLPAVTPKATSSGEAPAIPSPDAPSRAPTAMVATAQDAGPLVTAATAIRPAPKPGPQPVAVVAAQPKPVEVPNVITGAPAPAPKKEPEADKFISAEGRTGADALNAAQIRPAATPAPVAAPAPVKEPVEEPAPAAPVAMAAAEPQMNAPQEVPQVISGEAAAHLEAQAAPRVIASTQGAAAPAPADDEVMHLLAAERVVASVNAYRAENGLAPLAYNEGLSDVAEAHVLELAARGEVTALNAEGQGIGERLAAVGMTPEVAGSLVSGGYTNFENALASWKANPVQRSRLLIEGAKEVGFGVVSDRTSTYGIYMELIITGDES is encoded by the coding sequence ATGCCCCGCACATCCTTTTTGCTGCTCAGCGCCGCGATGCTCACCGGCTGTTCGTTCAATGGCCTGCCAATGATTGATCAGGCCGAGCCGATGGCCGTGGTCACGCCGCAACATAACGCAGCGTCTGCGGAGGAGTTGGCGTCGCTTGAGGCGAACAATGATCTTCCGGCGGTGACCCCCAAAGCGACGAGTAGCGGAGAGGCCCCGGCGATCCCGTCACCTGATGCGCCTTCGCGCGCGCCGACCGCCATGGTGGCAACGGCGCAGGATGCCGGCCCGCTTGTCACGGCGGCGACGGCCATCCGGCCTGCACCAAAACCCGGTCCCCAGCCGGTCGCCGTGGTGGCAGCTCAGCCGAAACCGGTTGAGGTTCCGAATGTCATTACCGGGGCGCCTGCTCCGGCCCCGAAAAAAGAGCCGGAGGCGGATAAATTCATCTCGGCAGAGGGGCGTACCGGCGCCGATGCCCTGAACGCGGCCCAGATCCGGCCGGCAGCAACGCCAGCGCCGGTCGCAGCGCCCGCGCCCGTGAAAGAACCTGTTGAAGAGCCTGCACCTGCCGCCCCAGTCGCGATGGCAGCGGCGGAGCCTCAAATGAATGCACCGCAGGAAGTGCCCCAAGTGATCAGCGGTGAAGCCGCTGCGCATCTGGAGGCGCAGGCCGCCCCCCGTGTCATCGCCAGCACCCAAGGGGCAGCTGCTCCGGCTCCGGCGGATGACGAGGTCATGCACCTTCTTGCGGCAGAGCGGGTCGTGGCCTCGGTCAATGCCTACCGTGCGGAGAACGGCCTTGCGCCGCTTGCCTATAATGAGGGTCTCAGCGACGTGGCCGAGGCGCATGTCCTCGAGCTTGCCGCACGCGGAGAAGTCACCGCCCTGAATGCCGAAGGGCAGGGGATCGGCGAACGTCTCGCAGCGGTCGGCATGACGCCGGAGGTCGCAGGCAGTCTTGTCTCCGGCGGCTACACGAATTTTGAGAATGCGCTGGCCAGCTGGAAAGCCAATCCGGTCCAGCGCAGCCGACTGCTTATCGAGGGCGCGAAGGAAGTCGGCTTCGGCGTCGTCTCTGACCGTACCTCGACCTACGGCATCTATATGGAACTCATCATCACGGGCGATGAGTCTTAG